A DNA window from Trueperaceae bacterium contains the following coding sequences:
- a CDS encoding threonine--tRNA ligase, producing the protein MHVVLPDGKRLDVPKNSTGAEVALTIGPGLGKAALGIVVNGELRDLLSEIPEGANIKIVTTRDPESIDLMRHTLAHVMAQAVIEYLVAEGEDRPSIRLGIGPVIDAGFYYDFDLPRSLTTQDLEEIEKRMRRIIAADLSLEKYFVERDDALRTYTERGDPFKIDLIENIPNDVPITFYRQGGSAGFTDLCRGPHVPSTGTITPHFRLMSIAGAYWRGDEQNTMLQRIYGVAFKEEEAFDQHLWQLEEAKKRDHRKIGTDLDIFVLDEDVGPGLPLWLPRGAILIEEIERLAKEVEYSAGYQRVRSPHLAKEQLFLKTGHLPYYQEDMYPPMQLENTTYFIKPMNCPFHHKIFAARPRSYRDLPVRLAEYGTCYRYEDSGALMGLMRVRSLQMNDAHIYCTEDQFEEEFLQVIQIYFKYFELFGIDDYIMRFSKHGKDGLGKKYVDNPDLWLKTETMVRNAMQSANIKFIEVEDEAAFYGPKIDVQIKSAIGREFTLATNQVDFAQPGRLGLTYIDEQNQKQVPLCIHRAPLGTHERLVGFLIEHFAGDFPLWLAPEHVRIVPIADRHSGPAEKLRKQLAKAGIRTEVDSRSERMNAKIRDAEIYKVPYIAVLGDREVDNETISFRSRKEPNRNDVPVTVLINHLSTNIGARVLEILPID; encoded by the coding sequence ATGCACGTTGTTTTGCCTGATGGCAAAAGATTAGATGTTCCCAAAAACTCAACGGGCGCAGAAGTCGCCCTTACTATTGGGCCTGGTTTGGGCAAAGCAGCACTCGGTATTGTGGTTAATGGGGAACTACGCGATCTTCTATCAGAAATTCCTGAGGGTGCAAATATAAAAATAGTCACCACCCGTGACCCAGAGTCCATTGATCTTATGCGGCACACCTTGGCTCATGTGATGGCCCAGGCCGTAATTGAGTATTTAGTCGCTGAGGGAGAGGACCGACCTTCGATACGATTGGGTATAGGACCGGTTATAGATGCGGGATTTTACTATGATTTCGATCTCCCACGGAGCCTAACCACACAAGACTTGGAAGAGATCGAGAAGCGGATGCGTCGCATCATAGCAGCGGACCTTAGTCTTGAGAAATATTTTGTTGAGAGAGATGACGCTTTAAGAACATACACGGAAAGGGGAGACCCATTCAAGATAGATTTGATTGAGAATATTCCAAATGATGTACCAATAACCTTTTACCGCCAAGGAGGGTCTGCGGGGTTCACTGATCTCTGTCGAGGACCTCATGTGCCAAGTACCGGAACAATAACCCCACACTTTCGGCTAATGTCTATCGCCGGTGCTTATTGGCGGGGGGACGAACAAAACACTATGTTGCAACGCATATACGGGGTTGCCTTCAAAGAAGAAGAAGCTTTTGACCAACATCTTTGGCAACTCGAAGAGGCCAAAAAACGGGATCACCGTAAAATCGGTACAGATTTAGATATTTTTGTCTTAGATGAGGACGTGGGACCGGGGTTACCGCTTTGGCTTCCCCGGGGCGCGATTTTGATAGAAGAAATAGAACGACTGGCAAAGGAAGTTGAGTATTCCGCTGGCTATCAACGGGTCAGGAGTCCTCATCTTGCCAAAGAACAGCTTTTCCTGAAAACCGGTCATCTACCGTATTACCAAGAAGACATGTATCCACCTATGCAATTGGAAAACACCACGTATTTTATTAAACCGATGAATTGTCCGTTCCACCATAAAATCTTTGCTGCTCGGCCTCGTAGTTACCGAGATCTTCCGGTTCGTTTGGCAGAATATGGCACCTGCTACCGGTACGAAGATTCTGGGGCGTTAATGGGTCTGATGCGGGTACGTAGCTTGCAGATGAATGACGCTCACATTTACTGCACGGAAGACCAATTCGAGGAAGAATTTTTGCAGGTAATACAGATTTACTTCAAGTACTTTGAACTGTTTGGAATAGATGATTATATCATGCGCTTTTCCAAGCACGGTAAAGATGGCTTAGGAAAGAAATATGTCGATAATCCGGACCTGTGGTTGAAAACCGAAACAATGGTACGAAATGCGATGCAGTCAGCTAACATCAAGTTCATTGAGGTTGAAGATGAAGCAGCTTTTTACGGGCCGAAGATTGATGTTCAGATTAAGAGCGCGATTGGTCGGGAATTTACCTTGGCGACAAATCAAGTTGATTTCGCCCAACCCGGCCGACTTGGGCTTACTTATATCGATGAGCAAAATCAAAAACAAGTGCCACTCTGCATTCACCGTGCACCATTAGGTACCCATGAACGATTGGTTGGGTTCCTGATTGAGCATTTTGCAGGTGATTTTCCACTTTGGTTAGCCCCAGAACACGTGAGGATAGTCCCGATAGCTGATCGACATAGTGGTCCCGCTGAAAAATTACGTAAACAGCTTGCGAAGGCAGGTATAAGGACTGAGGTCGATAGTCGTAGTGAACGGATGAATGCGAAGATTCGAGATGCTGAAATCTACAAAGTGCCTTATATTGCGGTACTTGGTGACCGCGAAGTC